A single region of the Nitrosomonas sp. Is79A3 genome encodes:
- a CDS encoding OFA family MFS transporter, producing MAVQNLKLFGMEAEQGRWILVATGLLINVCLGSIYAFSVFRKPLEALWGISSSQSGYPFMVFLAVFAIAMPFAGNLVARWGPKKTATFGGLLVGTGWIAASFSPDITVLTILYGVIAGSGVGIVYGCPIAVVAKWFPQKSGLAIGFTVMGFGVSALVIAPLMKTMIDHPDIGILYTFLYSGIAFLVVIILLAQLLSFPPTGWAPPGVKTTSAVTDLMPSLNLSRQEMLKTRSFYALWATYTIGCLAGLMAIGIASPVGTEVAKLDGATAALAVSLFAVFNGLGRPLFGAITDKLGPRHTIIISFAMILGVSLLVTFFGQGHAMLYLFAFCVLWLCLGGWLAIAPTTTGIFFGKLHYAQNYGLVFTAYGAGAILGTLLSGNIKDITGSYLGAFPIVAGLAILGMIIAAIGLNPVKSEQTL from the coding sequence ATGGCTGTGCAGAATTTGAAACTATTCGGAATGGAAGCGGAACAAGGCAGATGGATACTTGTTGCGACTGGATTATTAATCAATGTTTGTCTTGGGTCCATTTATGCCTTCAGTGTTTTCAGAAAACCTTTGGAAGCATTGTGGGGCATATCTTCGAGCCAAAGCGGTTACCCCTTTATGGTATTCCTTGCAGTCTTCGCAATTGCGATGCCATTTGCAGGAAATCTAGTGGCGCGATGGGGTCCCAAAAAGACGGCTACGTTTGGGGGCTTATTGGTTGGGACAGGATGGATTGCTGCAAGTTTTTCTCCGGATATTACTGTCCTGACCATTTTGTACGGTGTAATAGCAGGATCCGGGGTCGGTATCGTTTACGGCTGCCCGATTGCAGTGGTCGCGAAATGGTTCCCGCAAAAAAGCGGCTTGGCGATTGGCTTCACGGTGATGGGTTTTGGCGTATCGGCATTGGTCATCGCGCCGCTTATGAAAACGATGATTGATCATCCGGATATTGGAATACTTTATACCTTTCTTTACTCAGGAATCGCTTTCCTGGTTGTGATCATACTTTTAGCTCAATTACTGAGTTTCCCGCCCACTGGGTGGGCACCTCCGGGAGTAAAAACAACTTCTGCTGTAACTGATTTAATGCCATCATTAAACCTCAGCAGGCAAGAAATGTTAAAGACCCGTAGTTTCTATGCGCTGTGGGCTACGTACACGATCGGATGTTTGGCTGGATTAATGGCAATCGGCATCGCATCTCCGGTCGGCACCGAAGTAGCTAAACTGGACGGGGCAACGGCAGCGCTTGCCGTTTCATTGTTTGCGGTATTTAACGGTTTGGGGCGCCCCCTATTTGGCGCCATTACCGATAAGCTAGGCCCGAGACATACCATCATCATCTCATTTGCCATGATTCTTGGCGTATCGTTACTGGTGACCTTTTTTGGACAAGGCCACGCAATGCTGTATTTATTTGCATTTTGCGTATTATGGCTATGCCTGGGCGGATGGCTGGCCATAGCCCCCACAACCACCGGAATATTTTTTGGAAAACTTCATTATGCGCAGAATTACGGACTGGTGTTTACCGCCTATGGTGCCGGTGCCATCCTAGGAACACTGCTATCCGGTAATATTAAGGATATCACCGGAAGTTATTTAGGTGCATTTCCAATTGTTGCAGGATTGGCGATTCTTGGAATGATTATTGCCGCGATTGGATTGAATCCTGTTAAATCCGAACAAACACTTTAG
- a CDS encoding ABC-F family ATPase: MITTANITMQFGAKPLFENVSVKFGGGNRYGLIGANGCGKSTFMKILGRDLEPTAGNVMVDSGERVGKLRQDQFAFEDCFVIDTVLMGHAELWHVKQERDTIYANPEATEEEYMHAAELESQFAELNGYSAEARAGELLLGVGIPSTQHHGLMSAIAPGFKLRVLLAQALFSDPEILLLDEPTNNLDINTIRWLEDIINASKNTIIIISHDRHFLNSVCTHMADLDYGELRIYPGNYDDYMIASTQVRERMLTNNAKKKTQIADLQSFVSRFSANASKARQATSRARQIEKIKLEDVKPSSRQYPYIQFEVDDRDKLHRLAVSIKEISKRFPGMDKPLFDHLSFDIEAGEKIAIIGPNGIGKTTLLRCLTGELIPESGTIKWPDKARPGYYPQDHAADFEETLSLTEWMDQWRQGNDDDQTIRGTLGRLLFSGDDVKKSTRVISGGEQGRMLFGKLILQKPNVLLMDEPTNHLDMESIESLNSALEKYTGTLIFISHDREFVSSLATRILEMKPEGINDFKGNYEDYLRSQGIE, from the coding sequence TTGATTACAACCGCCAATATCACCATGCAATTCGGCGCCAAGCCGCTTTTTGAAAATGTTTCCGTAAAATTTGGCGGGGGTAATCGCTATGGTTTGATTGGCGCGAATGGTTGCGGCAAGTCAACATTCATGAAGATTTTAGGCCGGGATCTTGAGCCCACTGCGGGCAATGTCATGGTTGACAGCGGTGAACGGGTGGGAAAGTTGCGTCAGGATCAATTCGCTTTTGAAGATTGTTTCGTCATTGATACGGTACTGATGGGGCACGCGGAGTTATGGCACGTCAAACAGGAGCGTGACACCATTTATGCCAATCCGGAAGCCACGGAAGAAGAATATATGCATGCCGCCGAACTGGAGTCTCAATTTGCCGAACTGAATGGGTATTCTGCGGAAGCGCGCGCCGGAGAGCTGCTGCTTGGGGTAGGCATTCCTTCTACCCAGCATCATGGATTGATGAGTGCGATTGCGCCAGGATTCAAGTTACGGGTGTTATTAGCACAAGCATTATTTTCCGATCCGGAAATCTTATTACTGGATGAACCGACCAACAACCTCGATATTAATACGATCCGCTGGCTGGAAGATATCATCAACGCCAGCAAGAATACCATTATCATCATCTCTCACGACCGGCATTTTTTGAACAGCGTGTGCACGCATATGGCTGATCTGGATTACGGCGAACTGCGGATCTATCCCGGCAACTATGATGACTATATGATCGCCTCGACCCAGGTTCGCGAGCGCATGCTGACCAATAATGCCAAGAAGAAAACGCAGATTGCCGATTTGCAATCTTTTGTCAGCCGTTTTTCTGCGAATGCGTCGAAAGCCAGACAGGCAACCAGCCGTGCGCGACAGATTGAGAAAATAAAACTGGAAGATGTCAAACCATCCAGCCGCCAATATCCTTATATCCAATTTGAAGTGGATGACCGGGATAAGCTGCATCGTCTGGCGGTTTCCATCAAAGAAATCAGCAAGCGTTTCCCTGGAATGGACAAGCCTTTATTTGACCATTTAAGCTTTGACATAGAAGCCGGCGAGAAAATCGCCATCATTGGCCCTAACGGAATCGGAAAAACCACGCTCCTGCGTTGCCTTACCGGTGAGCTAATACCGGAGTCCGGTACGATCAAATGGCCCGATAAGGCACGTCCCGGTTATTACCCGCAAGATCATGCGGCTGATTTTGAAGAAACCCTGTCATTGACCGAATGGATGGATCAGTGGCGGCAAGGCAATGATGACGATCAAACGATCCGCGGCACATTGGGCCGATTGTTGTTCTCCGGCGATGACGTCAAAAAATCCACTCGCGTAATTTCTGGCGGAGAACAAGGCCGCATGCTCTTTGGCAAATTGATTCTGCAGAAACCGAATGTATTGCTGATGGACGAACCGACCAATCATCTGGATATGGAATCCATCGAATCACTGAATAGTGCACTGGAGAAATATACCGGCACTTTGATTTTTATTTCCCATGACCGGGAATTTGTTTCTTCACTGGCCACACGAATTCTTGAAATGAAACCGGAGGGGATTAATGATTTCAAAGGGAATTATGAGGATTATCTTAGATCGCAAGGGATCGAATAG
- a CDS encoding endonuclease/exonuclease/phosphatase family protein, producing the protein MRNIRILTMNIQAQAWPAGPHSDAKWRAEAAVKALDPGNFAFDEHPDVVVFNEADNEDAKEILETGLKDMYPHFIVSFNGGSGDLNDGGLAIFSKFEFRELPPSDYNFSNNRSRFYPYISAGIAGMFYPMSASDDGLAEKGVAIVQISTGLHFEIVTIALTHLQAFYEEVGEHHTIRLRQLKVIEAELIDLIGAPEDNGNWDKVIVLGDLNIRGDTPPYSTEGHGEWTNVFINNGGPYNNASQGIAVRQNKLIFTEQLIDGWRTFMTPPGAFMEADPGLTNTNLKEGEHLPAGLKERLDYICFPKQRTDAMGETPRHLVAQHMRILPSNFSALDMAFERIQSDHKGILAQVHWQFKYNTPNQAKLQGDFVHFQAPDSLVKVNIANDLKIPSPGVFQWIYIHEPGTYTFTYSPNLEAAFYYENAMSTKIDPFNQVKWGELGLDLDWLNSLQHEFGLSEVGDQVDVHRPMFIRLKAAERDDQFTGNIAFSFIKHTGENRFLAIGLLPNDIPKDPRLPVGQKNGKNDECWFRAPLAEQLLSGNPYPAQFYIKNDFERKIRLSLFEGIAAPAPFAQVTNEDRLTVIDYDRAADIQDVYILLERSQTTDYEFLAGYRYSISYLNHLEIYSIEDQSGLGADEIHLTMTADDMAANFLDFTDEDFDDDERRMLNSYYPKNTAFDNRLNVTVFELDNGDDDDDGPFTGTIPALKKSENSRESSIIIEAEGAEYQISYKLSRNPNR; encoded by the coding sequence ATGAGAAATATCAGAATTTTAACCATGAACATCCAGGCTCAGGCTTGGCCTGCGGGTCCACATAGCGATGCCAAATGGCGCGCCGAAGCGGCGGTCAAAGCACTCGATCCCGGTAATTTTGCTTTTGATGAGCATCCCGATGTGGTGGTGTTCAACGAGGCGGATAACGAAGATGCAAAGGAGATTCTGGAGACAGGACTTAAGGATATGTATCCCCATTTCATCGTGTCGTTCAACGGCGGCAGCGGCGATTTGAACGACGGCGGGCTGGCGATATTCAGCAAATTCGAGTTTCGCGAATTGCCACCGTCGGACTATAACTTTTCAAATAACCGCAGCCGGTTTTATCCCTACATTAGTGCTGGCATTGCCGGAATGTTTTACCCGATGAGCGCGAGCGATGACGGCTTGGCGGAAAAAGGCGTCGCAATCGTACAGATTAGTACGGGATTGCACTTTGAAATCGTCACCATCGCCTTGACGCATTTACAGGCATTCTATGAAGAAGTCGGCGAACATCACACTATCCGCTTGCGGCAATTGAAAGTGATCGAAGCCGAACTCATCGACCTCATCGGCGCGCCGGAAGATAATGGCAATTGGGATAAAGTCATTGTGTTGGGCGACTTGAACATCCGCGGCGACACGCCGCCCTACTCCACAGAGGGTCATGGCGAATGGACCAACGTGTTTATCAACAACGGCGGCCCGTACAATAACGCCTCGCAAGGGATTGCCGTCAGACAAAATAAGCTGATTTTTACCGAACAACTGATCGACGGCTGGCGCACGTTTATGACGCCGCCCGGCGCCTTCATGGAAGCAGATCCGGGCCTGACCAATACTAATCTGAAAGAAGGCGAGCATTTGCCGGCGGGATTGAAAGAGCGGCTGGATTACATCTGCTTTCCAAAGCAACGCACCGATGCCATGGGCGAAACACCTCGCCATCTGGTTGCGCAGCACATGCGGATTTTGCCGTCCAATTTCTCCGCGCTGGATATGGCATTCGAAAGAATCCAAAGCGACCACAAAGGCATTTTGGCGCAGGTGCATTGGCAATTTAAGTACAACACCCCCAATCAAGCCAAACTGCAAGGCGACTTTGTACATTTCCAGGCACCGGATTCACTGGTCAAAGTCAATATCGCCAATGATCTAAAGATACCTTCCCCCGGCGTATTCCAGTGGATTTATATTCATGAACCGGGTACTTACACGTTCACTTATAGCCCCAATCTGGAAGCCGCTTTCTATTACGAAAACGCTATGTCCACAAAAATTGACCCGTTCAATCAAGTCAAATGGGGCGAACTGGGGCTCGACCTCGACTGGTTAAACAGTCTGCAACATGAATTCGGGCTGTCTGAGGTAGGCGATCAGGTCGACGTGCACCGGCCGATGTTCATCCGCTTGAAAGCCGCGGAGAGAGATGATCAATTCACCGGCAACATCGCTTTTTCTTTCATCAAGCACACCGGCGAAAACCGCTTCCTCGCCATCGGCTTATTGCCGAATGACATTCCCAAAGATCCGCGCTTGCCGGTGGGTCAGAAAAACGGCAAAAATGACGAATGCTGGTTCCGCGCGCCGCTGGCCGAGCAATTACTAAGCGGCAATCCTTACCCGGCGCAGTTTTACATCAAAAACGATTTTGAACGGAAAATCCGCCTCAGTCTGTTCGAAGGCATCGCCGCCCCGGCGCCTTTTGCGCAGGTAACCAATGAAGACCGGCTCACAGTAATCGACTATGATCGTGCCGCCGACATCCAGGATGTTTATATTTTGCTGGAACGCAGCCAGACAACGGACTATGAATTCCTGGCGGGCTATCGCTACAGTATTTCCTACCTGAATCACCTAGAAATCTACAGCATCGAAGACCAAAGCGGCCTGGGCGCGGACGAGATCCACCTCACCATGACCGCCGACGATATGGCGGCCAATTTTCTCGACTTCACCGACGAAGATTTCGACGACGATGAACGGCGGATGCTTAATTCTTATTACCCTAAAAATACCGCTTTTGACAACCGGCTCAACGTCACCGTATTCGAACTCGACAACGGCGATGATGATGACGACGGCCCCTTCACCGGCACGATTCCGGCGTTGAAGAAAAGCGAAAACAGCCGGGAATCGTCGATCATCATTGAAGCGGAAGGCGCAGAGTATCAGATTAGTTACAAACTGAGCCGGAATCCGAACCGGTGA